The stretch of DNA ATTCTGTTTAACGTACTGTTTAAGCATTAAGACGTGGTTTGCTTCAGGTGTTCCACCCGCGTAGTAGCTCCATGGGTCTTCGAGTAGCATGAGGTCGTCGCGTACCTTATCCCATCGATCTGTTAGTTTTTCCACGCCGCCGACTAAAGCTATTTTAAACCTACCTGACATTAAGGCGTGGTACGCGTTAAATAGGGCTGAGCTAAAGGAACGGGAGTTCTCCATGGGTACGTGTAGCTCTAAAAGCTCGGACATAAAGCCTTCCTCTAAGCCTACCTTATTGGTTAACTGTAGGAAGTAGTTAGAGAAGAAGCAGCATTCTATATGCCTCCTTTCAAGGCCAGCTGAATCTAGAGCTTCAAGCCCTGCTTCCTCTATTAGGGCTTCAGGGTCCTTATCGTAGTGTTCACCGAACTTAGTCCTCCCAACGCCTATTATGGCCGGGAGATTCATCATCTGGATGCACGCCTTAAACCCGGATTATAATGGTTAACCGTCTCCTAGTATTTAACCTTTCTAAACATCTACAGCGGGAGTCCTTCCCGGCTCCAACCTCTAAGCTCGTAATAGGCGTTTAGCATCCTCTCAAGCCTATCCTTATCTACGGTCTTCCCCTCCAAGGCTATCGGCTCCTCAAAGAGCCGTTGGGGTAATGTATCGTCCCTCCTCGTTAATCCCTCCCTAACGTTGAAGCTCCTAATTAGGGAGCTGATCCTCTGGGCTGTAAGCTTTAACCTTTCCACGTTGGAGTCGATGCCTGTTACCGCTTTTAGCATGAGGCTTAGCTCATCCCAATCGTAGAGGTCGCGCGCGAACCTACATAGTATTAGTGAATCGTAAACCGTGAACCTATCCTCCCAATCGACTAGGAAGCGTACCTTTTCATAGTCGTTTGTTAAGTTTTCGAGGAGGCCCCTCATCTCGGCTAGGTAGGCTAACATTCTAAGGTGGCATGCCCCCCTCGAAGCAACCGCGTAGGCGAGCGCCATACTGTTTAAGGCTCTAGGATCGTAGCCCGCTGGCTCCAAGCCTTTAACGTGTACGGCTAGCCATTCCAGGTTTAAGGCTTTAGAGGCTTTAGCTACGCCGTTAGCTAGCTGATCACCGATTCCGCTTCTATAGCTTATTAGCCTGATTAACCGTGCTACGGCTTCAACGTTTCCGTAGTCTAGTGGGAAATCAGTTTTTAAAGCGCCGCTCCGGCTGGCTTCGATGGCGAAGCCGGCTACGTTGCCTGCCGTTATGGTGTCGAGGCCTAAACGGTCGCATAGCTCGTTTAAGTATGCTATAGCCTCTATATCACCTATTTCGCATAGACCTCCGAAGGCGTAAATGGTTTCGTACTCTGGCCCTTCAACCTTAACCCCGGCGTACCTACCGTTTTTAACCTCGCAAAGCTTACCGCAAGCGTAAGGGCAGTTCCAGCAGGCGACGCTTTTAACAGTAATCCTCGTTAAGGCCTCGGCGCTTATATTAGCGTAGCCCTCGAAGAAGCCTTTACGCCAATACCTAGTTGGAAAAGCTTGGAAGCTATTAGCTATTTTAACCATGGCCGGGGTCCCATACCTACGTAGACGCTCGGCTACAGGGTCCTCCTTTAACCTAGACCTTAAATCGTTGAGGAA from Candidatus Nezhaarchaeales archaeon encodes:
- a CDS encoding aldehyde ferredoxin oxidoreductase family protein; translated protein: MKGYGGWTLRVNLSKGIIERYPSSERLLKDFIGGKGLGTALLYFELIRGLNPLSPENKLIITTGPITGTSIPLASRCSIHFKSPLTGIYGESQVGGFIGPSLKWCGLDALIVEGAAKEPVYLLVEGDRAEIRNAKHLWGMDTFEAEDALKGELGSDVEALLIGPAGENLVLFACICHRRGRQAGRCGAGAVMGFKKLKAIAVIPARREVEVADEEALNDFLNDLRSRLKEDPVAERLRRYGTPAMVKIANSFQAFPTRYWRKGFFEGYANISAEALTRITVKSVACWNCPYACGKLCEVKNGRYAGVKVEGPEYETIYAFGGLCEIGDIEAIAYLNELCDRLGLDTITAGNVAGFAIEASRSGALKTDFPLDYGNVEAVARLIRLISYRSGIGDQLANGVAKASKALNLEWLAVHVKGLEPAGYDPRALNSMALAYAVASRGACHLRMLAYLAEMRGLLENLTNDYEKVRFLVDWEDRFTVYDSLILCRFARDLYDWDELSLMLKAVTGIDSNVERLKLTAQRISSLIRSFNVREGLTRRDDTLPQRLFEEPIALEGKTVDKDRLERMLNAYYELRGWSREGLPL